The Acidimicrobiales bacterium genome segment GACGCGATGTGGGGCGGCGCGCTCCCGACGAGTTGGCCGGCGCCGCTCGACGTCGACTGGCACGAGCATCCCGAGCCGCGCTGGACCCTGACGCCCGGGTCCGGGCTGGAAGTCAGCGTGTCGGCCGGGGCCAATCGCGCGCCGGAGCAGCTCCGCTACGCAATGGAGTTGGGAGCGGGGACCGGGTCGCTCAGCGAGCGCCTCGACCAGCAGCGCGCGGCGCTGGGTGTGGTGGCGGGGGCACTGCCTCTGGATGTCGCGGCCGAGGCAGTGGCCACGCTGCACGACGTGATCGACGATGCGTTTCCCCGTGCGACTCGCGATGGTCCCGAACCCGCCTTCACCACGTGGATCGGCGCGGTGCACGACGCGTCGGATCCCGATTCCGTCGATGTGGTCAAGCTGTACGCGAACGTGGCGTGGGACCCCGGTGCGCTGACCCGGCTGTCCGCCCGCTGGCCGGAGCTCGCCACGCTCGCGGCGCTGGTCCCTGTGGACATCGCCCCGGTCGCGTTCGTCGCGTTCGAGACGGCCCGAGACGGAGCCCGGCGCGCCAAGGTCTATCTGCGTCCGGAGCGCGGCGCGGGTCACCAGGCGCTACAGGCGGCCGCCCGCGTTGCGGGCGTGGATCCGCGTGCGGTGATCTCGACCCTTCACGACGTCGGTTTGTCGCCCTGCTTGTGGGGGCCGTGGACCAAGCTGTGTCTGGCCGGCTCGACAGACCGGGCCCCGCAGCTGACCGTGCACGCCGCGCTGGCTCCCCTCTCGAGTGACCGACGCGGGGCGGTGGCTGATGCGCTGGCCGGTTCGTTCGGCCTGCAGCCCGGGTTCGACAAGGTGCGGGCGGCCGCCGAGTCGTCGGGTTGGGCGGCGCAGCCGACCGTGGCGGCGGCGGGCTTCGGTCCGTCGGGGGCGGAATCCGCCACGCTGTACTTCGCGCCTGGCGTGCCCGACGAGGTCCGCGCCCGCGCTCGCCGAGATCTGTAGCCTCACCTGGTTCTCGGGTTGCTCCGCGATCCGCGCGCCCCGTAGGCTTTCCCTTCGGCCCTTGGCGCTCTCGCGCCCCGTCGGCCTTGGCTTCGAGCACCACGAGAGGTTTTTCGTGCCCACCATCCAGCAGCTGGTTCGAAAGGGCCGGTCCACCAAGCCGAAGACGGGCAAGACCCCGGCATTGAAGGGCGCGCCCCAGCGGCGCGGAGTGTGCACCCGCGTGTACACGACCACCCCCAAGAAGCCGAACTCCGCCCTGCGGAAGGTGGCCCGCGTGCGCCTGACGACCGGCGTGGAGGTCACGGCCTACATCCCGGGTGTCGGGCACAACTTGCAGGAGCACTCGATCGTGCTCGTCCGTGGTGGTCGCGTGAAGGACCTCCCCGGCGTTCGTTACAAGATCATCCGCGGCACCCTCGACACCTCCGGT includes the following:
- the rpsL gene encoding 30S ribosomal protein S12, with translation MPTIQQLVRKGRSTKPKTGKTPALKGAPQRRGVCTRVYTTTPKKPNSALRKVARVRLTTGVEVTAYIPGVGHNLQEHSIVLVRGGRVKDLPGVRYKIIRGTLDTSGVKDRKQARSRYGAKKGS